Genomic window (Caldinitratiruptor microaerophilus):
CCCGCACTGGGGGCACTTCCGGCCGGCGCCGTCCTCATCGAAGCGGCACAGCTCCTCGAATACGTGGCCGCAGTTCTCACACCGGAACTCGTAGATCGGCACCCTCGTCCCCCCTCCTGCATCGGGCCTTGCCGGCCGCGGCATGTACCTGGAATGGAATGATAGGCAGCTAGCACTCGCTCGTCAAGAGTGCTAACGGGAGCAGGCTTCGGGATGGCCCGACCCGGGCAGATACCCAGGTGCTGGGTCTATTGGCTTGATATCCCTCAAAGAGGCAAGAAGTGCGACTCGGGAAAAACCGCTGTGTTGCACCGATTGCCCCTTAGGGGCCCGCGCGCAGGCGGGAGGGAGACATAACATTGGATTTAGGTCGACCTGCAGCCCCCACCAGGTCGGTTTCGACCGCGCGGCCGGGCTCGTGAGCCGGCGGTGGGGCAAGAAATGCTCCATGAAGCCGCGGGCTTCATGGCACGGAATGCCTCTCGGCCCGACAAGCGAAACGCTGTACCGCCACGGGGAACACGACGGCGGCGGCGGGGAAGCGCGGGGTCACGCCCCCTCCCCGGCTCCGCGCGCGCTTGCCAGGAGTTCGAGGCCCTGCGGACCGTACCCGGATCGGCGAAGGACCGGGTGGCGATCGCCCTGACCCCGGCCCGCGCCCGGGGGACACCACCCCGGCCGCGAGGGGGCGAGAGTCGGCGACCATCCCCGCCCGCCCTCGCCGGGGTCCCGGGCGGCGACCGAGAACGTGGCGACCGGAGCGGCCGGAGGGGCAATCCGCGAAGGGAATCCCGCCTTCCGGGCACTCACCCAAGCGGAACCGACGGGACCAGCACCTTCTCCTCCATGACGTCCAGGAGCCCGGCAGGCGTGAGCCGCACACGCGGGAGGAAGTCGCCGGTGAGGAAGCTCAGGGAGTACAACACGTCGTTGTGGGGGTAGCCGCGGCGCACCAGCCGCTCCCGGAGGGCGCGCTCGGCCTCGACCAGCACCGCGAACGGCTGCGGGCTCATGTACGCCGAGACGGTGAGGGGGAACTCCCAGGCCACCTCGCCCGCCTCGACCACCACGAAGCCGCCCCCGAGTTCCACCACCCGCCGCGCGGCGAGCGCCATGGCCCTCGGGTCCCGTCCCAGCGACAGCACCCCCCGGGCCACGGTGTAGGTCGTGGCGAAACCCTCGACCTCGCCCAGCCCCGCGACCAGCGCCCGGGCGAGGCGGCCGCCCCGCTGGTCGAACAGCGCCGCGTGCAGGAGGCCGGGCCTGCCGGACAGGTCCACACGGCCGTCCTGCCGGGGCACGTCCACGTCGATCCGCCGCGTGATCACCGCGTTCGTGTGGTCGATCACCGGCACCGGCCCGGCGTCCGGGGCGGGGACGGCGTGCAGGTCGGGGCGGGCCACGCGCTCCGCCGGGGGCAGCGGGTTCACGGCGCAGCAGCGCGCCCACGCTTCCCCGGGCGGCAGGGCGGCGGTGAGCCGGCCCTCCTCCGCCACCACCTGCCCGGCCGCCAGCACCCGGACGGGTCGGAAGGTCTCGAGGTCGGGCAGGAGCAACAGGTCGGCCCGGCGGCCCGGAGCCACGCCGCCGATGTCCCCTTCCGCCCCGTAGTACGTCGCCGGGTTGCGGGTCGCCATCTGGAGCGCCCGCACCGGGGGGACGCCGGCCTTGACCGCGATCCGCAGCATCTCGTCCAGGTGGCCGTGTTCGGCGATGAAGGCCGGCGTGGAGCCGTCGGTGGTGAACATGAGGCGGGCGGTGTCCACGCCTGCTTCGGTGACTGCCCGGATCACCTCGGGGAGGTCGGGGCGCAGGGAGGAGTGGCGCAGCATGACCCACAGGCCCACCCGGAGGCGGTCGACCACTTCCTGGGCCCGGATGGGCTCGTGGTCCGAGGTGATGCCGGAGGCCACCAGGGCGGAGAGCCGCTCGGCGGAGGCGCCGGACAGGTGCCCCTCCACCCGCTTGCCCAGCCGCAGCGCCGCCTGGGCCGCGCCCAGGAGGGGCGGGTCGCCCCGGTACTGCAGGGGCCAGCGCCCGTACTCCATCATCCCGGCGGTCTGCGCGTGCCCGAGGCGGCCCCGGACTTCGTCCGGCGGGAACAGCGGCCGGCCGGCCGTCGCCGGGGCAGCCCGGGCGAGCCAGCGCAGGTACACGGGAAGCTCCTTCGCCACGTCCGCCGCGGCCCCGATCCCGGGCGCGCCGTGGTAGACCAGGATCATGTCGTCCGCGAAGTGCGCCGTGGTGCCCCGCGGGAGCGTGCCCTCCACGAGGCCGGTGGGCGTGTACAGGACAAAGGGGTGTGCGTGAGGCTCCACGAGGCCCGGCGCCAGGATGAGCCCCTCGGCGTCCAGCACCTGCGTGTGGGGACCCACGCCGGTCAGGCGGGAGCCCACGTACGCGATGCGCCCACGGTAGATGGCCACGTGGGCGGGATGCAGTTCGCCCGAGTAGACGTTCGCCAGGGTGGCGCCGCGGATCACGAGATCCGCCGGCCGCTCTCCCCTGGCGACCTGCATCAGGGCGCGCCGCTCGTCGAGGGTGAGCATCTCCTCCCTCCTCGCGAACAGGTTGTGGGGCTATTGTACCATAGTCGAAAGAATGGCCAATCCCCGAGAGCGCGACGGACGCCCTACCCCTTGGGCCTCACGAGCGGCAGGCCCTGCCGGCAGAGCGGACAGTCCGCCGGCAGCCAGGACGGGATGTCGAGGGTGATCAGGGCGTGCATGGGCACGCCGAAGTCGACCGCCCCGGAGGAGCGGTCGGCGATGACGCTCACCCCGACTGGCACGCCGCCGGCCTCCCGGACGACCGCCAGCACCTTCTCCACGCTGCCGCCGGTCGTGACCGCGTCCTCCACCACGAGCACCCGTTCCCCGGGCCGGAGGCGGAAGCCGCGGCGCAGCGCCATCGAGCCGTCCCCGGCCTTCTCGGCGAACATCGCCCGGGCGCCCAGGTGCCGGGCGACCTCGTAGGCGAGGATGACGCCCCCCATGGCCGGCCCGATCACGGTCTCGACCGCCGCCTCCCGGAAGGGCTCGGCCATCGCCCGGCAGAGCCGCTCGGCGACAGGCGGGAACTGCAGGGCCTGGGAGAAGAGGAGGAACTGGCCGGAATGGCGCCCGGAGGTCAGGAGGAAGTGTCCCTCCATCAGCGTGCCGGTCTCCCGGAGGATCTGGAGCACCTCGTCGCGCTCCAGCGGCATGGCCATCACCCCTCCACGATGCGCGGCAGGTTCTCCGCCGCGGTCTCCGCCGTGCGGGCCGCCCCGACGAGGTCGGTCACCCGGGCGAAGCCGTTCTGCCGCATGTAGGCCCGGATGCCGTCCAGGATCTCCAGCGGGGCGAGCGGGTTCCTGAACAGCGCCGTGCCCACCTGCACGGCGGTGGCGCCGGCCAGGAGGAACTCCAGGGCGTCCGTGGCGGTCGCGATGCCGCCGATGCCCACCACGGGAATCTTCACCGCCCCCGCCACCTGCCAGACCATCCGCAGGGCGACGGGCTTCACCGCCGGCCCGGACAGCCCGCCGAAGACGTTGGTGAGAACGGGCCGCCGCCGCCGGACGTCGATGGCCATCCCCAGGAGCGTGTTGATCAGGCTCACGCCGTCGGCCCCGGCGTCCTCGGCCGCCTTCGCGAAGTCGACCACGGAGGTGACGTTGGGCGAGAGCTTCACGAAGAGCGGCAGCTTCGTGGCCTGGCGCACCGCCGCCGTCACCCTGTGGGTCTCCCGCAGGCTCGTGCCGAAGGCGAGGCCGCCCTCCTTCACGTTGGGGCACGAGATGTTGAGCTCGACGGCGTCGGCCACCTCGGGGGTCAGCCGCTCGGCGACCCGGACGTACTCCTCCACCGTCCGGCCCACGATGTTCACGACCACGGTGGCACCCTGCCGGCGCAGCCAGGGGGCGTCGGCGGCCAGGTAGTGCTCCACCCCGGGGTTCTCCAGGCCGATGGCGTTCAGCATCCCGGCCGGAGTCTCGGCCATCCGCACGCCGGGGTTCCCCGGCCACGGCTCGGGGGCGGTGCCCTTCGTGACCACGGCGCCCAGCTCGGACAGCGGAAAGAGGTGCGCGAACTCCCGGCCGTAGTGGAAGCAGCCCGACGCCACCCACAC
Coding sequences:
- the pyrE gene encoding orotate phosphoribosyltransferase, with the protein product MPLERDEVLQILRETGTLMEGHFLLTSGRHSGQFLLFSQALQFPPVAERLCRAMAEPFREAAVETVIGPAMGGVILAYEVARHLGARAMFAEKAGDGSMALRRGFRLRPGERVLVVEDAVTTGGSVEKVLAVVREAGGVPVGVSVIADRSSGAVDFGVPMHALITLDIPSWLPADCPLCRQGLPLVRPKG
- a CDS encoding adenine deaminase C-terminal domain-containing protein, translating into MLTLDERRALMQVARGERPADLVIRGATLANVYSGELHPAHVAIYRGRIAYVGSRLTGVGPHTQVLDAEGLILAPGLVEPHAHPFVLYTPTGLVEGTLPRGTTAHFADDMILVYHGAPGIGAAADVAKELPVYLRWLARAAPATAGRPLFPPDEVRGRLGHAQTAGMMEYGRWPLQYRGDPPLLGAAQAALRLGKRVEGHLSGASAERLSALVASGITSDHEPIRAQEVVDRLRVGLWVMLRHSSLRPDLPEVIRAVTEAGVDTARLMFTTDGSTPAFIAEHGHLDEMLRIAVKAGVPPVRALQMATRNPATYYGAEGDIGGVAPGRRADLLLLPDLETFRPVRVLAAGQVVAEEGRLTAALPPGEAWARCCAVNPLPPAERVARPDLHAVPAPDAGPVPVIDHTNAVITRRIDVDVPRQDGRVDLSGRPGLLHAALFDQRGGRLARALVAGLGEVEGFATTYTVARGVLSLGRDPRAMALAARRVVELGGGFVVVEAGEVAWEFPLTVSAYMSPQPFAVLVEAERALRERLVRRGYPHNDVLYSLSFLTGDFLPRVRLTPAGLLDVMEEKVLVPSVPLG
- a CDS encoding dihydroorotate dehydrogenase, coding for MTEPDLSVDVGGLRCRNPVWVASGCFHYGREFAHLFPLSELGAVVTKGTAPEPWPGNPGVRMAETPAGMLNAIGLENPGVEHYLAADAPWLRRQGATVVVNIVGRTVEEYVRVAERLTPEVADAVELNISCPNVKEGGLAFGTSLRETHRVTAAVRQATKLPLFVKLSPNVTSVVDFAKAAEDAGADGVSLINTLLGMAIDVRRRRPVLTNVFGGLSGPAVKPVALRMVWQVAGAVKIPVVGIGGIATATDALEFLLAGATAVQVGTALFRNPLAPLEILDGIRAYMRQNGFARVTDLVGAARTAETAAENLPRIVEG